The nucleotide window CGCCGTTGTCGAAAGCGGTGCTGGCGGGCGAAGCGGATATCGACACCGTGCGGCTCGTGAAGCCCGACGACTTCGAGGCGCTGAACGTCGAAGCATGGCAGCCGGATTGCGCGACTTCGATCGATCGCGAACAGCGCATCGTGCGCACGCAATCGGGCCGAGAAGTGCAGTATGACCGACTGGTGATCGCCACCGGCGGCGCGGCGCGCAAGCTGCCGGAGTCGCTCGTAAAGACCTCGCACATCGCTTACCTGCGTACGCTCGACGAAGCCGTCGCTTTGGGTGAGCGGCTGCGCGCCAGTAAGCGCGTGCTGGTGGTGGGCGGCGGCTGGATCGGTCTCGAAGTCGCGGCCACGGCGCGCAAGCTCGGCGTCGAGGCCACGGTGGTGGAAGGTGCGCCGCGTCTGTGCGCCCGTTCGCTGCCGCCGATGGTGTCCGGCTTCCTGCTCGACCTGCATCGCGCGAACGGCGTGGACGTGCGTTTGAACGCTTCGCTCGTGTCGCTCGCAGATCATCCGAACGACGGCAATCGCATTCGCGCCACGTTCGCGGACGGCTCGACGCTCGACGCCGATTTCGCGGTGGCCGGCATCGGTCTCACGCCGCACACGGCGTTGGCGGAAGCCGCTGGCGTGAAGGTGGAAGACGGCATCGTGGTCGATCATTTCGGCGCCACCGACGACCCGCGCATTTTCGCGTGCGGCGACGTCGCCAATCATCCGAGCGCGTGGCTCAAGCGGCGCGTGCGGCTCGAATCGTGGGCCAATGCGCAGAACCAGGCGATTGCCGCCGCGAAAGCATTGCTCGGCACCTTCGAACCGTATGCGGACATTCCGTGGTTCTGGTCCGATCAGTACGACGTGAATCTGCAGATTCTCGGCGACATTCCAGGCGATGCACAACTCGCCGTACGCGGCGATTTGCCCGGCAAACGCGCCACGCTGTTCCATCTGGAAGACAGCGCGATTCGCGGCGTGATCGCCATCAATACGCCGCGCGAACTGAAACTGTCGCGCAAATGGATGAACCAAGGCCGGACCATCGACCTTGCCACCCTGACCGACGCTTCAACGGCACTTGCCTAACCACATCTACGGACGGCACAACGGCATGAGAACCATCGACAACACCATGGGGGACCGCAGCAGCGCCGGTGTCTCAGGCCCTGTGACCCGGGGCTCGATCATCGCGCGTCTGGAGCGTTTGCCCAAGAATGCGATGCAGGTGCGCGCGCGTATTCTGATCGGTCTCGCGACGTTCTTCGACGGCTTCGACGTGATCGCGATCGCGGCCACGTTGCCGATCCTGATCGCAAAGTGGCATCTGACGCCGTGGGAAATCGGCTTTCTGATCGGTTCCGGTTCGGTCGGTCAACTGATCGGCGCGTTCGTTTTTCCGTGGTATGCGGAGCGCAAGGGGCGTGTGAAAGCGATCGCGCTGAGCTCGGGGATCATCGGCATCACCAGCATTGCGTGCGGTTTTGCGCCCACATTTGCAGCGTTTGTTGTGCTGCGCGTGATTCAGGGGCTCGGGCTCGGCGGCGAATTGCCGGTGGCCGCGACGTACATCAACGAGATCAGCCGTGCGCATGGACGTGGCCGTTTCGTGCTGCTGTATGAAATCGTTTTCCCGGTTGGACTGCTCGCCTCGAATGCGCTGGGTGCGTGGATCGTGCCGCGTTTCGGCTGGCAAGTCATGTACTTTATCGGCGGCATGCCGTTGATTCTGTTCTTCGTGCTGCGCAAGCTCGTGCCGGAATCGCCGCGCTGGCTCGCCGAACGTGAGCGGATGGCCGATGCGGACGTTGCAGTGCATGTGTTCGAACGCGCGGTTAAAGGTCCGCTTCCGCCGGTGACACAATCGGCTGAATTCGAGGCGATGGCCAATCGTCATCCGAAGCGCCGCATGGCCGACCTGTTCGGTCCCGCGTATCTGAAGCGCACGCTGGCCGTGGCCATGTTGTGGATCACGTGCGGCTTCATTCAATACGGTCTTTCGACGTGGCTGCCGACGATTTACCGCACGATTTACCACGCGCCGCTGCAACTCGCGTTGAATCTGGCGGTGGCCGCTTCGGTGCTCGGCGTGGTGGGTTCGCTCACTTGCGCGTTGCTGGTCGACAAGGTGGGGCGTAAGCCGATCATCAATTTTTCGTTTGTTGCGTGTGCGATTTCATTGCTGCTGGCGGGTGTGTTCCACGATTCGTCGGTGTATGTCGTGGCGACGTGCTGCGCGTTCTCGCTGGGCTTCCTGGCGTGCGGGTTCATCACGGCTTACGTGTACACGCCGGAGCTTTATCCGACGAGTATCCGCGCAATGGGTTGCGGCGTCGGCGGCGCGTGGCTGAAGGTGGCGGCGATCTTCGCGCCGGCTATCGTGTCGAAGACGATGATCGGCGGCAATTTGCAGGTTGCGTTTTATATCCTCGCGGTCGTCCCGTTTCTTGCGGCGGTGGCGGTGCACTTTCTTGGTATTGAAACCAAAGGCAAGGTGCTGGAGCAACTGGAGGCTTGAGGTTTTTTGTCGGTCGAGTTTTGGTGGGCGGTTGATGTTGAAGTACCGCGATAGCAGGAAGACGAAGGGCGCACTGGGTGGTGCGCCCTTTCGTTTTGTGGGGATGCTTACCGCATGGCTTGTCGCGCTTCGCGCCGTTGCTTGATCCCATCAATAACCCAGATACTCATCAGCCCCGCACTCACACAGGCGATGATGTCCGGCTTGTAAATCGCCAGCGCCATCCACACGAGGTTCGCATACCCGCGGAAAAACACCGGTATCGCATTGCGCAAATCGTTCCAACGCGTCGTCGCCAGCACGCCGCCCGCCGCCGACATCACCGCAAACAACGCCCACGCGAACTGCGTCGCACGCGCTTCGCGCTGCAACAGCAACACGATCAACGCTACGAATCCAGCGAACCACAAAGGCACGCAAGCCCAAAACAACCGCGGCCGACGCGCGATCCATCCGCGCCATTCCGCCTGCGAAAACGAGAAGAAGAACGCAAACAGCACACCGTGCGCGTAAGGCATCAGCCACGCATGCGAATCCGTGGCGATCCAGTGGCCCGCAAAACCCAACGCCGTCGCGCTGAACGCAGCCAGTATCGCGAGCCCCTTAATGGGCGGCCAGCCGTGAATCAACGCGGCCCAGATCGTACAGACGCCTAGTGTGGCCATCGCGATCGATGTCGAATGACCGCTGCCGTCCTCACACAGTGCAACGGTGGTCGCGCCAAGCCAAACGGGAATCCAGCCATAACGCAGCCAGCCGATCGAGCGCAACGCTCGCAGTCGATGTTGCTGCGGCTCGGACAGCAGCACGGTCGTGGCGGCGACCGTCATCAGCGCGAGCATCAACGTCGACAGAAAAATGCCCAACTGAGCGGGCGACCACTGATCGAACCACCTGTTGCTATTGGGGTTCAGCGACGCGTTGGCGAACAGCAAACCGCACCACGCGTTCAACGCGAGTGCCGGACCAAACAGGCGGCCCGCGCCGACGCGGAATTTGAGGCAACGTCCCCAGAAATCGACTTTCTCGGCATCGAGCCGCAGCCGTACGACATTCGGATGGTAGCGGCCAAGGGCGGTCAACAGTTGCTCCATCTCGGCGCGCAAACCGGCACGAAGCAGTGCTCGCGCGCCGGTCGCCATTTGCGGCAACGGACCTTCGAGCAATGCCATCGCGTTCGTGAAGCGCAGACGCAGCGCGTTGTAGTCTTCGTCGGCGAACACGCGGTTCAAGGCGAGCGTGGCGATGGCCGCGTTGCGTCGCCGCAGATGCGTCGAGTTGTCCCGCCAGCCGAGGACCGCGCTCAGGTTCATCCGCAGCGTGGCAGGCGTGTCCTCGTTCAGACAATGACACAGCGCCTGCCATTCGAGTTCGTCGCGTGTCGGAATGTTGACGACGGCGGCGAACAGATCCTGCAGCGAACGGCGCGATGCGAGGTCGTCCGTTTGCGCGATGAAGTTCTGCCAGAGTTGGACGGCGGTTTCAAAGGCGTCGGGTTCGCGGACGGTGGCCTCGACGTCCGAACTGTTGACCCTAACGCGGGACGTCGCCGGCACGATTGCCGGCTCCCGCGTGATTCCGATCAAAATCGCGGGTTCAGCGCCAGAGGCGTTCGCGGTCGGCTCCGCAACTGCTCCCTTCGAGACCGCGCCGCTCGCCATCTGCAACGCGGATTCATACGCGTACCGCAGACGCTGAAATGCCTCAGCATCTTCATCCGGACGTTGTTGTTTCAACAGCCGTGCATAAGCGCGACGCACCGCGCGCTCGTCGGCACTCGACTCGATGCCGAGCACGTCCCAAGGCCATTGATTGTTCGAGATCGTATTCATGGCCGGTCAGTAAGTCACATGCACGTCGAAGCGATCCAGCAGCGCGCTCAGTTCGCCGCGCGCCTGCGCGATTTCATCGGTATTCTGGCGCTCGATCAATGCCTGGAAGCGAGCGATATGCGCGGCCAGATATTGCCGATGATCGCCGAGTGTTTCTTCATAGACACGGTCGGCGCGCGTCAACAGCGTCCGGTTCTCGAGTTGATCGCGTGGGTGAATCTTCAGCGCACTCAACGCCGCGAGACGCTGGCGGATTTCTTCCGGCGTCATTACGCCGGGGTTTTCTTCGATCACCATCGCGCGCTTCACGCCGCCCGGGAATGCAGTGGCTTCGACTTCCAGAACGCCGTTGATGTCGTAGGTGAAACGCACATCCGCGCCAGCTTCGCCCGCCGCTTTGAGCGGTACTTCCAGCGTGAATTCACCGAGCGCGACGTTGTCCGTGGTCAAACGCGCTTCGCCCTGAAACACCTTGATGCTGAGCATCTGCTGACGGTCGCGCACCGTGAAAATGCGCTGCATGCGGCTCACCGGCACGATCGTGTTGCGCTCAATGATCGGCAGAAAGTGACCGGGCACGAACTGAGCCGGGCCGACCTGCATGGCCGTGTCGATGCCGAGGCTATAGGGCGCGACATCGGTCAACACCATTTCGTCGAGCCCGGCATCGCGTCCAACGAGTCCGGCCTGTACCGCAGCGCCGAGCGCGACCACTTCGTCGGGGTTCAGATGTCCGGCGGGCAGGCGGCCGAACATCTTCGAGACCAGCTTGCGGACCATCGGCATACGCGAGGCACCGCCGACGAGGATGATCTCGTCGAGCGCGGCGACGGCGATCTTCGAATCGCGCAATGCGCGTTCCACCGGTTTGCGCAGCCGTTGCAGCAGATGCTCGCAGGTGCGCTCCGCGGTGGCCGCGTCGAGTTCGAGCGCGTGCGCGTGGTCGCCGATCATGAGTTCGAGCGTGACGCTGTCGACGCCGTTCTGCGTGAGCTGACGTTTCGCGCGTTCGGCCTGCTGATGCAGCCGTTGCGCGGCAACCGGCGTGAGCGATTGGACCTTGAGACCGTTGCGCTGGCAGAACAATTCGACCAATGCTTCGGTGAAGTCTTCGCCGCCCAGAAAATTGTCGCCGGTGCTCGCGCGCACTTCCATCACGCCTTCGAAGAAGTCGAGCACGGAGACGTCGAAGGTGCCGCCGCCCAGATCGAAGATCAGAAACTTGCGCTCGCTATCGCGTTGATGCACGCCGTACGCGAGCGAGGCCGCGGTCGGTTCGTTGACGAGACGCAGTACATTCAGGCCGGCGAGTTCGCCGGCGATGCGCGTGGCTTTGCGTTGCGCGTCGCTGAAATAGGCCGGTACGGCGATCACGGCGTCGCTGACCGTTGCGCCGAGAAAGGCTTCGGCATCGGCCTTCAACGACTTGAGCACCAGCGAGGACAACTCTTCGGGACGCAGCATTTGCGTGCCGAGCGACACGGTGCGGCTCGTGCCCATATAGCGTTTGAAGTTGGCGGCGGTGCGCTCGGGATGCGTATGCAAACGGTCATGAGCGGGGCGGCCGACGAGGATCGAGCCATCGCCGTCGATAGAGACGCACGAGGGCGTGAGTGTTTCGCCTAACGCGTTCGGGATGAGCACGGCATGGTTGTCGCGCCAGATTGCCGCGAGACTATGCGTGGTTCCAAGATCGATGCCGATGATCGAAGGCATGTACAGTTTCCGATTCGTTTGCGCCCCTCCATGAGGAGATCGCCCAAGGTTTCGCCGATGAACCGCGTGGAGCCGGGTGTAGCTCCGTCCAATGGCGATAACGGCAGACCGCACGCAAACTTGAGCGGCGCGGGTCTGGAAGGTGGCGAGAATCGGACTGGACAATGCGCGGCGCATGGCGGCCGCGCGATCGGTCGGACATAAATGTGCGGTGTGCCGCGCAGGGCGCGCGGCACGGCGCGACGCGCTGAAAGCACGCTACGCGAGCCCGCCACGCGGCATCACAGCGCTTTGCGATACACCACGAAGCCCGAGCGGTCCGCGACCTTGTCGTACAGCTTCATCGCCGTCTGATTCGTTTCGTGCGTTTGCCAGTAAACGCGTTGCGAACCATCGGCTTTGGCGCGCGCATACACCGCTTCGATCAACGCGCGGCCGACGCCTTTGCCGCGCTCGCTGTCGAGTGTGTACAGGTCTTGCAGATAGCAGATCGGTCCTTTCATCGTCGTGTGACGGTGATACAGGAAGTGTACGAGGCCGAGCAACTCGCCGTTGCGTTCGGCGACCATGGCATGCATCGGCTCGTAGCCATCGAAGAAACGTTCCCACGTGATTTGCGTGATCTCGCGCGGCAACGCGGTTTCGCCCGAGCGGCCATAGAACGCGTTGTAGGCGTCCCACAGCGGCAGCCAGGCATCGAAGTCGCCGGGGACGACGGCGCGGATCTGAATCGAATCGGACATGTGCGGTTCCTTGTTGAGTGAAGACTGCCAATCCGTCAGCATAGGAAATTTGACGCACCATTGTTAGCTCCACGAGGCGGCCGGAATTTGGAGCCACGAGTTGGACGATGGGCTGTTGATGTCGAAGTCGAGCGCGCCTTGGGTGGGCGCAAGCTCAGATAATCGAATGACAAGGGCAATATGAGGAAGCTGGTGACGTGTGCGGCTGTGGTGTCCCTGAGCGAGTGCGCCGCCACTCCACCTGGTGCGGGCGCGGCGGAGGTGCCGCCTGGTCGCGCGATGGCGTATCAAAAGAAGCCGCAAGGCGGGGACTATGGCACCGTGCTCATCACGAGCGATAGCTCGTTCTTCGGTGCAGGTAATGTCGCGACGGTGAGCATCGATCGCTAACCGGTGGTCGAGGTGTGAAGTAGTGAGCGCGTGAAGCTCTATGTGCCATCCGGTGAACACATATTCAGCGCAAAGATGCCGATGCTGCCGCGCAAGGATGTTGAAGCGATCATCAATCCGGGTGTGACGCGCTACTACCGGCTCGCGGTTCACTCTTCGGGCGGCATCGATATTGATCCGACGTTGCTGGAGGAGCGAGAGGAAATACAAGATGGCATACGCGTTATATTCAGCGCTTTCCTAGCCCGCCTTCAGCACGATCCGCCTCATGACCTACCACGCCGTTACAGTCACCCTCGAAAACATCGGCGGAATAGTTGCCCAAAAAGACAAAAATGGCGCGAGAACAGTCAGAACAGCCTTTAACGTCACGGTCGCAGGAAAACGTCAGTACGCTGTACAAATAGCCGGCGCCCCCCGACTTGAAAATGGCATGGTGGTGACTGCAGTACTGCGCGATACGGAGAACTGGCAAACACTGGCAGGATGGCTAAATCACGCAACGGGCGAAATTTGTGGCGTTGAATCGCCCGGGAAATCTTTATTTTTGTGCCTGTTTGGTTTCCTTCTGTCAGTCCTGTTCACCGTCAAGATGACAAGCGGGAATGTCAGTGCGGGCGGCTTTACCTTTTGGTGCGTCGCGGTCATAGCGATGAATGCGTGGACGATTTTCTCGTGGCGCAAGTCAGCAATGATCTACCGCCTATTAAAACCCTGAGTGTGAAGATTCACTAGCATCACCCACCCGCCGCGCATCGTTATTCGTGACTGAGCCGCTATTCGCGAGTCTAGCCAAAAAACGCCCGCGCGAGGCGGGCGTTGGCATCCAATGGGCTAATTCGTCACCCCACGCGTCTCACAGATAACCCCTGACTGTATCCGTGTCGATCCAGTCTCTCGCTGCTTTTCGCCGCAGCATCAACACTGCTCCTAAGCGTAGCCAAACGCAGAGCGCTATCAGGGAGATGGCCCACACTCCCAATGCGTACAGATAGGGGGCACCTGAGACGGTCCACACGAGGCTAAAGGCCGCGATCCACTTGAGTAGGTCGTAGCCGCGCTTCTCTCGCTTTAGCACCCAGCATATTGCCAAAGGATTTGCCACTAGGCTTGCAGATGCGGCCAACCAACCTTCCCAAGGCAGAGACAAAAAACAAAATAAAGCAAGTTCTACGGCCGCCTCACACAGAAAGGCGAGGGTGAACGCAATGAGCGAAACCCGAATGCAACGCGGAATTACAGTCATGGCTATCTGAACATCGTGCTCGGACAATAATTCATCCAACTGTCAAGGTCGGAGCCTCCATTCTGATCGTACAAATAGTGGCAGTAGTCCTGCTTGTATTTGGATTCGCTTACTGGCGTGAAACTACCCGGTACGGGAGTTCCCGAGATTCTTAAAATGGAGCCGGATGCCATGTCGTCACTCATACAGGCGAACAATCCTTTTCCCGTCATTAGTTCGTCGTATGAGTAAAGATTCCATCCGCTACCAGTCTGCATGCTACCCCAGTAGAGAGACGCACTAGCAATCGAAGCGGGGTTTGAAAGTTGCAGCGTGTTTGCCAGAACATTGCCGAGCCATATCTTCGCAGAACTCATATACGGTTGAAACGACGATTGCAGATCAGCAGCGAGGGCGAGTGCACCGATTGCCGCCGCTGCACCCGGGCCAATTTCCGCCCACACAAGAAGCGTAATTGCGATCGTTCCGGTCGCGCTTATAAGGGTAAGCACGTCGCCCGGTTGCACTTTTTTGTTCGGGTCTTTCCAATCCATCGCAATACGGGTTAGTGCAGAAGTCGCCGCTAATCCGTTTGTAATGATGCGGATCGGTTGCAGCGCAGAGGAGACATTTGATACGGTCGCAATAAGACTACTGCCGTTCTGAATTATTGATATCGAATCATTTGGGCTGTTTCCTGCATTCATAAACGCTTGATACGAGGACATCGAATTCGATCCTGATTCTACCCATTGAAATACCATTTCTGCCTTTGCCATTTTTATTCGGCCTTTGATTCGGTATTCCAGGGGGCAATCGAATTCACGATTGAACTGACGGAGGGCGAAATCGACGGACTCGATCCAACTACGTAGCGATAATAGAGTTGTGTGCTCCCCGTTTTCGGCGTGTACGCGGGTTGGGCGATATACGATTTCGCTGCCGTCAGAGTGAGCGGCACGACATCAATGATCTGTGAGAAGCCCCTATCTGTTGCCATCTGGAGACTGGCGACGATATCGCCCTTCGGGTCATCAAAATTTATAATGCGTACCCAGAATATCCACGATCCGTCATCGCGCTTCAGTGCGGTTGCGCCGTTTGTCAGCGCATATCCGTGTCGCGCCGTAGCAGATACCTGAGGGTTTGCAGGCGTTGCCCTTGCAACTTGAGACGTGATGCCTACAAGGGACAAAGCGCTAGTGCGCAAAAATAGCCGTCTATTTGTCATCGTTCTTATCCGGTTGAATGGCTTGCGCCGTTTGTATATGTAGCTTTCACTACAGTCACAAACCTATCGTGATGGTGGATGTGGTTGACATCGGAGAATTCCGAAAGCTGGCTACTCTATTGGCAGAGCGATCAGGGCAGGCAGGAACAAGCCGCAGATGCCTTGGCGCGTGCGTAAGGGGAGGGGCGACGGGAATAGAAATAAGGCCGCCAAAGAAGGCAGTCTTTCTTTGTGCTGCTGGTCGATAGTGGGAAATATGCGCGGCATTTGCGGCGCATGCGGCGCCTATATCAGCAACGCCGTGGCGCGCTGGTGGACGCGATCGAGCGTCACATGGGCAACCTGGTCACGATTTCATCCGACGGCGGTGGCATGCATTTGACGATGCGGTTCGACGCGCCGCCGCGCGAGCAGACGTGAGCGCCGTCACGCGTGAGCACGGCTTGTATATCGCAGCCTTGAGTGCGTTGCGCGAGAAACCGGCACGAGACGCCGCGCACTACAACGACTTCATGCTCGGCTATGCGGGCATCAGCCCACAGGAGGCGGATGTGCTGGTGGCGAGGCTGGCTGACGTCTTACGTGGCCTGCTGAATTAAATCGCAACCGCACTCAATAAGAACGCTGCTTGATGCCCCAGCGCCCGTCCTGCCACGTCACGATCCAGACATTGCGATGCTGCGTGATGATTGAACCGTCCGCGCGATTGCGCGAATACACCACACGCAGGTGCACTTTGCGCGGGCTCACCAGCACCACGTGCTTCTCCTGATACGCAGTGTGATGCCACCCGATATCGCGCATCAGATCGTCGAAGAAGCCGGCGGGTAATTGGCCCGGCCGTTCCCAGATCACCAGTTGTTCGCCCGATAGAATGACGTGCGGGAAATGCAAATGCGCGTCCATGCCGTCGAGATCGCGCGCGTTGAAGCAGGCGGTAAAGCCGTCGATGCAGGCGAGCGCGGCAAGCGTCATCGCGGATTCGTCGATGCCGTCCTGCTGCGGGATGAACAATGCGTTGGCGTCAGCCATCGTTACGTATGAGTAAAGGCGCCCGTTCAGACCGTCTCGGCTCTGAGCCATCGGGCGAGCGTGGCGTCGTCGTCCGTCTCCAGCGCCTCCGCGATTCGCCCTCCCACCGCTGCGCCAAATTTGTAGCCGTGTCCGGAGCAAGCCGATACCACCAACGTATTGCCGAGCCGCTTCGAAAAGAAGCGGTTATCCGCTGTAAATGTGTACGCGCACGTTTTTACTTCGGATACCGTATATTCGTCGATCCGGCTGAAAGGCGGCGAAAACAGCCGCCGCAAGCGGTCGCCTTCGTCGGGCGACGCCACGCGATTCGCCTCGGGGTCGGGCGTGCGTGCTTTATTGATGCCGGCGCCAAACTTCAGACCAATGCCGTCGAGCGGCGGCAGCACATAGCCGTCGCTCGCGCCGCCGATATCGACGATCGCGGGCGCCGTCGACCACGCGTCTTCCAGATCCACTGGCGGCTCCAGATAGGCGACGGTGTTGCGATAGGTCATCAGGTTTTCGGCAAGCGCGGGAAACAGTTGCGGCGTCCATGCGCCCGCGGTGACCACCAGCCGGTCGGCACGCACGATCTCGTCGTTTTCGATGTGCACGGAAGCGGTCTTCGGATCGACCGCGTGCACCTTGGTGTGCATGCGAATGTCGGCGCCGCGCATCTTGAGCCACGCCTTCATGTCGCGTGCAATGCGTTCGCTGAAAAGTGCGCCGCCGTCGTGATCGAGGTAAGCGTAACGAAACGTGGCTGGGTCGAGAAACGGATAGCGTGCCGCTGCGTCGAGCGGTTCGAGCCGTTCATACTCGAATCCCATCCGGTCGAGGCCGGTGCGGAACTGTTCGGCGCCATCGCCTGCGAATTGCGAAATGCCGAGCACGCCGCAATTTGCATAGTGGGACACGCCGAGATCGTTCCATAGCAGGTCCCAGCTATCGAACGCCTCTTCGATGTTTCGCGCATAACCATCCGCATCGCCGTATGCGCGACGAATCATGCGATGCCGGTCGCCCGATGCGGCGAGTGGATTTGGAATCGAGCCCTGCTCGATCAGTGTGATGTCATGTCCCTGTTTCGAGAGCGACCACGCCGTGCTTAAACCGGCGATGCCCGCGCCTACGATTGTTACCCGCATGCCAACTCCCCCGAGTCGATGGTTCTGGGCCAGAGTCTATCAGCGGGAAAAAAATCAGTGCGCGTTATGTGAATTTTCGCGCGAGTCGGTCGAGGCGAACAGGTGATTCAGCAGGCGGTGGTCTCCGCGCGCCGCCGTGTCAGTGTTTGCGATTCAAATTGTCGCGAAGCTGGTTGCGTACTTTTTTCGCGGCAAAGAGCGGCACGTAGTCGAATACACGCGCGTCGTGCCGATAGCTGGCCAAGGTGTCTGCGTACATCTTCGAGACCGTTTCCGCCGGCGTGTCGGTTTCTTCGGCGATGCTTTTCACTAATTCGTCTACGTTAGGCTCGGGTTGCGACATAGATCTCTCCAAACATGCAGGCGGGGTGGACGGGTGACACGCGGACAACAGGAATTTCATTACAGGATGTGATGCGCGGCGATGCCAATTGAATCGGTCTATCGCCTGATTTTTTTCCACAGAGATTTTTGTCTTGCGATGCAGCAAGTGCCCGTGCAGCGCGGCCGAGCGAAAAATCAATGCGTATGCCGGTGGTGGATGTCCGGGAAATGCGCATGCGCGTGCGTCATGGGTGCATGGCGGTGCGGATGGGTATGCGGCTCGTCGCCGTTCCACGCGAAATCATGCTCGTGCTGGTGATGCGCGTCGTGCCGGTGACGATGCGAGTGCTCGAGCGGATCGTGCGTGTGCGGATGCTCATGACGTTCGCGAATGTGCAGCCACACGCCCAGCGTCATCAGCGCGGCGGCGACCCAGAATAGCGGCGGAGGCAGCTCCGGCCATAGCAGCCATGACAAGGTCACGCCGAATAGCGGCGCGACCGAGAAATAAGCGCCGGTTCGCGCGGTGCCGAGATTGCGCAGCGCGACGACGAACAGAACGAGACTCACGCCGTAGCCCGCAAAGCCGGTGAGCATGGCGAGCGCGACAGTCGAGAGCTTCGGCCATGCGGCGCCGAGGGTGAGCGCGAGCGCCACGTTGACCGAACCGGCCACGAGTCCTTTTACGCAGGCGATGAACATCGCGTCGTGCGTCGACACTTTGCGCGTGAGGTTGTTGTCCACGGCCCAGCACGCGCAGGCGCCGGCCAGCAGCAGCGTGCCCGGCGGCAGTCCCGCCGCGCCCGGTTGCCAGGACAACGCCACGCCGCCCGCGACGATCGCGGTCATGCCGAGGAACACCTGCACGTCGACGTTCTCGCGAAACACGATCCACGCGATCAGCGCGGTGAATACGCCTTCCAGATTCAGCAGCAGCGAACCGGTGGCGGCGGGCGTCGTTTGCAAACCCAGCATCAATAAAGCGGGCCCCGCGACGCCGCCGGCTGCGATCGCGCCGGCCAGCCAAGGGATTTCGCGTAATGGGAAATGGCTGTGGCCGGCCGGCTGCCCGGCGCCGCTGCCTTTTAGCCGGCGCGCCAGCATTACCGCGGCAAGGCCGCAGCCGCTGCCGAGGTAGAACAGCCCGGCAAGCAGGAACGGCGAGAGCGAGCCGAGCAGCGCTTTGGCGAGCGGTGTCGTCGCGCCGAACAGGGCGGCGGCGAGCAAAGCGGTGAATGGGGCGTTGAAGCGGATCGACATGAGGGAATTCGCGTGGGAGCGGGCGTTGCGGACACGATAGCGCTAACCGGATCACGCCGCTTGTAAGCTTGGCGTAAAGCGTCGCTGGCGTTCGGACAGTAAAGCTACGAAAGCGCGCAGTTTAGACGAATGTGGTCGCCTGGACGGCCAGA belongs to Paraburkholderia aromaticivorans and includes:
- a CDS encoding DMT family transporter gives rise to the protein MSIRFNAPFTALLAAALFGATTPLAKALLGSLSPFLLAGLFYLGSGCGLAAVMLARRLKGSGAGQPAGHSHFPLREIPWLAGAIAAGGVAGPALLMLGLQTTPAATGSLLLNLEGVFTALIAWIVFRENVDVQVFLGMTAIVAGGVALSWQPGAAGLPPGTLLLAGACACWAVDNNLTRKVSTHDAMFIACVKGLVAGSVNVALALTLGAAWPKLSTVALAMLTGFAGYGVSLVLFVVALRNLGTARTGAYFSVAPLFGVTLSWLLWPELPPPLFWVAAALMTLGVWLHIRERHEHPHTHDPLEHSHRHRHDAHHQHEHDFAWNGDEPHTHPHRHAPMTHAHAHFPDIHHRHTH
- a CDS encoding DUF3562 domain-containing protein yields the protein MSQPEPNVDELVKSIAEETDTPAETVSKMYADTLASYRHDARVFDYVPLFAAKKVRNQLRDNLNRKH
- a CDS encoding NAD(P)/FAD-dependent oxidoreductase, coding for MRVTIVGAGIAGLSTAWSLSKQGHDITLIEQGSIPNPLAASGDRHRMIRRAYGDADGYARNIEEAFDSWDLLWNDLGVSHYANCGVLGISQFAGDGAEQFRTGLDRMGFEYERLEPLDAAARYPFLDPATFRYAYLDHDGGALFSERIARDMKAWLKMRGADIRMHTKVHAVDPKTASVHIENDEIVRADRLVVTAGAWTPQLFPALAENLMTYRNTVAYLEPPVDLEDAWSTAPAIVDIGGASDGYVLPPLDGIGLKFGAGINKARTPDPEANRVASPDEGDRLRRLFSPPFSRIDEYTVSEVKTCAYTFTADNRFFSKRLGNTLVVSACSGHGYKFGAAVGGRIAEALETDDDATLARWLRAETV